Proteins encoded together in one Drosophila albomicans strain 15112-1751.03 chromosome 2R, ASM965048v2, whole genome shotgun sequence window:
- the LOC117574611 gene encoding protein slender lobes isoform X2, translating into MDEDNNDVPRDIRCMYLSLCMLVTRARTRRLSTLDTDSRPSTPHLVDGTIERASPRPLRRTRLNSTTIEIRTPTRSTRLSVARGETPEPSTPVNVSSVKRATRTPAKSARKQLPLKKEEVVEAPMDVVNEVAELDSTPKNSPQSSDDRRVTRSMSKTPPSVKLSINSSLQLQSDTNNSEEKKQNQEKQTNDVITQAVPQQELSHFGVEEQSAKSAESNQKSEIVANTKLQIKIKKISVETSLAETKTPKSIEDETSREIVISKVEKPSTLVTEKSKDISEFEEHNVNTVEPNRADGDVSIDKHVVPSPSDVDDNPIIEERSSFTKKVLFHDKNTTESAAKPKYPKTPARINTPPVDYYNLTAESKKDVSVNSDTPIKATILKKRNSSTPLAKSSGLLVETNELNKSNTNAAPPLQIDTIKPRSPSEMVAAEVVVEQDKPSRCLLSEEESEDREEQDDEEDNQQGVCEFVDNEVEVVENYESGDSMDSSERREIEENDIPHDGESVGSQDTNDECSEDSNDEELSFIVSDNEEEDNQEGIEALCFSSASEHGSVDSYGQTTKKRRRIIVHDSDSDEEVAEQDNKKKQKSASDSSDYTKRILSPFTEKSSENKPKTAENVSLHDYSQDEDLQYISNEEDQARDLDKSCHFNGVSVCEVLDSSEEIGEVDETEEIGEVDERNVVEECKLASKIEKSSQKLVKHTPVKSKSMVEEEHPNVMENKEPSEDGADEKPNAELLQKTVKSIDNENPTPMEQNLIHEDKDDTPEAVIKKMKLNCKSSAFHSKQNHEDEAVLLAGLSSCDLSHLQQMFNPLQKSRRQTLYVQSTDTEPKPKLKRRSEQLNCDVQPSQSFIETLDEEKRQQSKRKRLSKSFCGAPEDSNTTMEVSSKKPKKINDAIKISSPDGTKTETALHVEIDKEKVVSSSSAIVNKEELVTEDASPKKQAHPHLKDTDYYLEYCEEILQAANKAKLEQKKQQISAGKIIKSVQNPVGATSKPEHPDQPTNAKKGVKRLQAARNAVKHAMHLLVSDTASKETLARKLSPQPDVASKTKKVKKQIVRKRSKVNKPSPMKSSDEENHHAIKRIKTSAGYVLMSKDVKDRVELIKTRSGIVKVEPCTPTQKYFRELPPTPESRSGFQERPDTSKEFKKKLEVGTRSTVSRNPATESALRFKREMFNRK; encoded by the exons atgGACGAAGATAACAATGACGTTCCTCGTG ATATCAGATGTATGTACTTGTCTCTTTGTATGTTAGTAACTCGCGCTAGAACTCGGCGTCTGTCCACTCTGGACACAGACAGTCGTCCTTCGACGCCGCATCTTGTGGATGGAACTATTGAACGTG CATCCCCCCGCCCCTTGCGCAGAACTCGCTTAAACTCGACCACCATTGAGATAAGGACTCCCACACGTTCAACTCGATTGTCCGTGGCACGTGGCGAAACTCCGGAACCGAGCACGCCTGTTAATGTATCGTCTGTAAAGCGTGCAACACGCACTCCGGCCAAATCGGCTCGCAAACAGCTGCCACTGAAGAAGGAAGAGGTCGTGGAAGCTCCGATGGATGTGGTCAACGAAGTTGCCGAATTGGACTCCACACCCAAGAATTCACCTCAATCATCAGATGATAGACGCGTAACGCGCTCCATGTCAAAGACGCCACCATCTGTGAAACTATCGATAAACAGTTCGCTGCAGTTACAATCTGATACTAATAATTCggaggaaaagaaacaaaatcaagaaaaacaaacaaatgatgTGATTACACAAGCTGTGCCCCAACAAGAGCTTTCGCATTTTGGTGTCGAGGAACAATCCGCAAAAAGTGCTGAATCGAATCAGAAATCAGAAATTGTGGCAAATACAAAGctacaaatcaaaattaagaaaatcaGCGTGGAGACTTCGTTGGCAGAGACCAAAACTCCAAAATCCATTGAAGATGAAACTTCCAGAGAGATTGTCATTAGTAAGGTAGAAAAGCCGTCAACCTTAGTAACGGAAAAATCGAAAGATATCTCAGAATTCGAGGAACATAATGTTAACACTGTTGAGCCAAATCGAGCTGACGGAGATGTATCAATAGATAAGCATGTTGTGCCATCACCCAGCGATGTTGACGATAATCCCATCATCGAGGAACGGTCTTCTTTCACAAAGAAGGTGCTCTTTCATGATAAAAACACAACAGAGTCTGCTGCCAAGCCAAAATACCCAAAAACACCAGCGCGCATTAATACACCACCCGTAGACTATTACAATTTGACGGCAGAGTCCAAGAAGGACGTCAGTGTCAATAGTGATACTCCTATAAAGGCCACTATATTGAAGAAACGTAATAGCTCGACTCCTTTAGCAAAGTCAAGTGGGCTGCTTGTTGAgacaaatgaattaaataaatcaaatacgAATGCGGCGCCACCACTTCAAATTGATACGATTAAACCGCGGTCTCCCTCAGAGATGGTTGCTGCCGAAGTTGTGGTTGAACAAGATAAACCCTCACGTTGTCTTCTTAGCGAAGAAGAAAGTGAAGATCGGGAGGAGCAAGATGATGAGGAAGACAATCAGCAAGGTGTGTGCGAATTCGTGGACAACGAAGTGGAGGTTGTCGAAAATTATGAATCCGGCGATTCAATGGATAGCTCTGAACGCCGAGAGATTGAAGAAAATGACATACCCCACGATGGCGAATCTGTTGGCAGCCAGGACACTAATGATGAATGCTCTGAGGATAGCAACGATGAAGAGTTATCCTTCATTGTGTCCGACAATGAAGAGGAAGATAATCAGGAAGGAATTGAGGCTTTATGCTTCTCATCCGCTTCTGAGCATGGATCTGTCGACAGTTACGGCCAGACTACTAAGAAACGTCGACGGATTATAGTCCATGATAGCGATAGTGATGAAGAAGTTGCTGAGCAGGACAataagaaaaaacagaaatcagCTAGCGATTCGTCAGATTATACTAAACGAATTCTAAGCCCTTTTACAGAGAAGTCCTCAGAAAATAAACCTAAAACAGCTGAAAATGTATCGCTACATGATTATTCACAAGATGAAGATTTACAATACATTTCCAATGAAGAAGATCAAGCTCGTGATTTAGATAAGAGTTGTCATTTCAATGGCGTTAGTGTCTGCGAAGTTCTCGATTCCAGCGAAGAAATAGGGGAAGTAGATGAGACCGAAGAAATAGGGGAAGTAGATGAGAGGAATGTTGTAGAGGAGTGTAAACTCGCATCGAAGATTGAAAAGTCATCACAAAAACTTGTTAAACACACCCCAGTAAAATCGAAATCTATGGTCGAGGAAGAGCATCCCAATGTTATGGAGAATAAAGAGCCTTCTGAAGATGGTGCTGATGAAAAGCCCAATGCCGAGCTACTTCAGAAAACAGTAAAGTCTATTGATAATGAGAATCCCACTCCTATGGAGCAGAATTTAATCCATGAAGACAAGGATGATACTCCAGAAgcagttattaaaaaaatgaaactaaactGTAAATCAAGTGCTTTCCATTCTAAGCAAAATCATGAGGACGAGGCAGTACTGCTGGCAGGATTGTCTTCTTGTGACTTGTCTCATTTGCAGCAAATGTTTAATCCACTCCAGAAGTCGCGTCGACAAACACTGTACGTTCAATCTACCGACACTgaaccaaaaccaaaattgAAGCGTCGTAGTGAGCAACTAAATTGCGATGTCCAACCATCTCAGTCATTCATCGAAACCCTAGACGAGGAAAAACGCCAACAGTCGAAGCGGAAACGGTTGTCAAAGAGTTTCTGCGGTGCACCAGAAGACTCGAATACCACAATGGAAGTTTCTTCCAAGAAGCCTAAGAAAATTAATGATGCTATCAAGATATCGTCACCTGATGGCACGAAAACTGAAACTGCTCTGCACGTTGAGATTGACAAAGAGAAGGTTGTATCGTCATCTAGTGCAATTGTCAACAAGGAAGAGCTTGTGACAGAAGATGCGAGTCCTAAGAAGCAAGCGCATCCTCATTTAAAGGATACGGATTATTATCTGGAATACTGTGAGGAAATTCTTCAGGCGGCTAATAAAGCGAAGCTTGAGCAAAAGAAGCAA caaatttcTGCTGGTAAGATAATAAAAAGTGTTCAAAATCCTGTTGGAGCAACCTCCAAGCCAGAGCACCCTGACCAACCGACTAATGCCAAGAAGGGTGTAAAGCGTTTACAGGCCGCTAGGAATGCTGTCAAGCATGCTATGCATCTTCTAGTCTCAGACACAGCAAGCAAAGAG ACACTGGCTCGCAAATTGTCGCCTCAACCTGATGTAGCAAGTAAGacaaaaaaagtgaagaagCAAATTGTAAGGAAGAGGTCAAAAGTGAACAAACCATCGCCAATGAAAAGCTCTGATGAGGAGAATCACCATGCCATTAAACGTATTAAAACCAGTGCTGGATATGTATTAATGTCCAAGGATGTCAAGGATAGAGTTGAACTTATTAAGACGCGATCAGGCATCGTTAAAGTGGAGCCGTGCACACCAacccaaaaatatttcagagaGCTTCCACCAACTCCAGAGAGCCGTTCAGGTTTTCAGGAAAGGCCTGATACTTCAAAAGAGTTTAAAAAGAAGCTAGAAGTTGGAACACGCAGTACTGTGAGTCGGAACCCGGCTACAGAATCGGCACTTCGATTCAAGCGGGAAATGttcaatagaaaataa
- the LOC117574611 gene encoding protein slender lobes isoform X1 — translation MDEDNNDVPRDIRCMYLSLCMLVTRARTRRLSTLDTDSRPSTPHLVDGTIERASPRPLRRTRLNSTTIEIRTPTRSTRLSVARGETPEPSTPVNVSSVKRATRTPAKSARKQLPLKKEEVVEAPMDVVNEVAELDSTPKNSPQSSDDRRVTRSMSKTPPSVKLSINSSLQLQSDTNNSEEKKQNQEKQTNDVITQAVPQQELSHFGVEEQSAKSAESNQKSEIVANTKLQIKIKKISVETSLAETKTPKSIEDETSREIVISKVEKPSTLVTEKSKDISEFEEHNVNTVEPNRADGDVSIDKHVVPSPSDVDDNPIIEERSSFTKKVLFHDKNTTESAAKPKYPKTPARINTPPVDYYNLTAESKKDVSVNSDTPIKATILKKRNSSTPLAKSSGLLVETNELNKSNTNAAPPLQIDTIKPRSPSEMVAAEVVVEQDKPSRCLLSEEESEDREEQDDEEDNQQGVCEFVDNEVEVVENYESGDSMDSSERREIEENDIPHDGESVGSQDTNDECSEDSNDEELSFIVSDNEEEDNQEGIEALCFSSASEHGSVDSYGQTTKKRRRIIVHDSDSDEEVAEQDNKKKQKSASDSSDYTKRILSPFTEKSSENKPKTAENVSLHDYSQDEDLQYISNEEDQARDLDKSCHFNGVSVCEVLDSSEEIGEVDETEEIGEVDERNVVEECKLASKIEKSSQKLVKHTPVKSKSMVEEEHPNVMENKEPSEDGADEKPNAELLQKTVKSIDNENPTPMEQNLIHEDKDDTPEAVIKKMKLNCKSSAFHSKQNHEDEAVLLAGLSSCDLSHLQQMFNPLQKSRRQTLYVQSTDTEPKPKLKRRSEQLNCDVQPSQSFIETLDEEKRQQSKRKRLSKSFCGAPEDSNTTMEVSSKKPKKINDAIKISSPDGTKTETALHVEIDKEKVVSSSSAIVNKEELVTEDASPKKQAHPHLKDTDYYLEYCEEILQAANKAKLEQKKQQISAGKIIKSVQNPVGATSKPEHPDQPTNAKKGVKRLQAARNAVKHAMHLLVSDTASKELQTLARKLSPQPDVASKTKKVKKQIVRKRSKVNKPSPMKSSDEENHHAIKRIKTSAGYVLMSKDVKDRVELIKTRSGIVKVEPCTPTQKYFRELPPTPESRSGFQERPDTSKEFKKKLEVGTRSTVSRNPATESALRFKREMFNRK, via the exons atgGACGAAGATAACAATGACGTTCCTCGTG ATATCAGATGTATGTACTTGTCTCTTTGTATGTTAGTAACTCGCGCTAGAACTCGGCGTCTGTCCACTCTGGACACAGACAGTCGTCCTTCGACGCCGCATCTTGTGGATGGAACTATTGAACGTG CATCCCCCCGCCCCTTGCGCAGAACTCGCTTAAACTCGACCACCATTGAGATAAGGACTCCCACACGTTCAACTCGATTGTCCGTGGCACGTGGCGAAACTCCGGAACCGAGCACGCCTGTTAATGTATCGTCTGTAAAGCGTGCAACACGCACTCCGGCCAAATCGGCTCGCAAACAGCTGCCACTGAAGAAGGAAGAGGTCGTGGAAGCTCCGATGGATGTGGTCAACGAAGTTGCCGAATTGGACTCCACACCCAAGAATTCACCTCAATCATCAGATGATAGACGCGTAACGCGCTCCATGTCAAAGACGCCACCATCTGTGAAACTATCGATAAACAGTTCGCTGCAGTTACAATCTGATACTAATAATTCggaggaaaagaaacaaaatcaagaaaaacaaacaaatgatgTGATTACACAAGCTGTGCCCCAACAAGAGCTTTCGCATTTTGGTGTCGAGGAACAATCCGCAAAAAGTGCTGAATCGAATCAGAAATCAGAAATTGTGGCAAATACAAAGctacaaatcaaaattaagaaaatcaGCGTGGAGACTTCGTTGGCAGAGACCAAAACTCCAAAATCCATTGAAGATGAAACTTCCAGAGAGATTGTCATTAGTAAGGTAGAAAAGCCGTCAACCTTAGTAACGGAAAAATCGAAAGATATCTCAGAATTCGAGGAACATAATGTTAACACTGTTGAGCCAAATCGAGCTGACGGAGATGTATCAATAGATAAGCATGTTGTGCCATCACCCAGCGATGTTGACGATAATCCCATCATCGAGGAACGGTCTTCTTTCACAAAGAAGGTGCTCTTTCATGATAAAAACACAACAGAGTCTGCTGCCAAGCCAAAATACCCAAAAACACCAGCGCGCATTAATACACCACCCGTAGACTATTACAATTTGACGGCAGAGTCCAAGAAGGACGTCAGTGTCAATAGTGATACTCCTATAAAGGCCACTATATTGAAGAAACGTAATAGCTCGACTCCTTTAGCAAAGTCAAGTGGGCTGCTTGTTGAgacaaatgaattaaataaatcaaatacgAATGCGGCGCCACCACTTCAAATTGATACGATTAAACCGCGGTCTCCCTCAGAGATGGTTGCTGCCGAAGTTGTGGTTGAACAAGATAAACCCTCACGTTGTCTTCTTAGCGAAGAAGAAAGTGAAGATCGGGAGGAGCAAGATGATGAGGAAGACAATCAGCAAGGTGTGTGCGAATTCGTGGACAACGAAGTGGAGGTTGTCGAAAATTATGAATCCGGCGATTCAATGGATAGCTCTGAACGCCGAGAGATTGAAGAAAATGACATACCCCACGATGGCGAATCTGTTGGCAGCCAGGACACTAATGATGAATGCTCTGAGGATAGCAACGATGAAGAGTTATCCTTCATTGTGTCCGACAATGAAGAGGAAGATAATCAGGAAGGAATTGAGGCTTTATGCTTCTCATCCGCTTCTGAGCATGGATCTGTCGACAGTTACGGCCAGACTACTAAGAAACGTCGACGGATTATAGTCCATGATAGCGATAGTGATGAAGAAGTTGCTGAGCAGGACAataagaaaaaacagaaatcagCTAGCGATTCGTCAGATTATACTAAACGAATTCTAAGCCCTTTTACAGAGAAGTCCTCAGAAAATAAACCTAAAACAGCTGAAAATGTATCGCTACATGATTATTCACAAGATGAAGATTTACAATACATTTCCAATGAAGAAGATCAAGCTCGTGATTTAGATAAGAGTTGTCATTTCAATGGCGTTAGTGTCTGCGAAGTTCTCGATTCCAGCGAAGAAATAGGGGAAGTAGATGAGACCGAAGAAATAGGGGAAGTAGATGAGAGGAATGTTGTAGAGGAGTGTAAACTCGCATCGAAGATTGAAAAGTCATCACAAAAACTTGTTAAACACACCCCAGTAAAATCGAAATCTATGGTCGAGGAAGAGCATCCCAATGTTATGGAGAATAAAGAGCCTTCTGAAGATGGTGCTGATGAAAAGCCCAATGCCGAGCTACTTCAGAAAACAGTAAAGTCTATTGATAATGAGAATCCCACTCCTATGGAGCAGAATTTAATCCATGAAGACAAGGATGATACTCCAGAAgcagttattaaaaaaatgaaactaaactGTAAATCAAGTGCTTTCCATTCTAAGCAAAATCATGAGGACGAGGCAGTACTGCTGGCAGGATTGTCTTCTTGTGACTTGTCTCATTTGCAGCAAATGTTTAATCCACTCCAGAAGTCGCGTCGACAAACACTGTACGTTCAATCTACCGACACTgaaccaaaaccaaaattgAAGCGTCGTAGTGAGCAACTAAATTGCGATGTCCAACCATCTCAGTCATTCATCGAAACCCTAGACGAGGAAAAACGCCAACAGTCGAAGCGGAAACGGTTGTCAAAGAGTTTCTGCGGTGCACCAGAAGACTCGAATACCACAATGGAAGTTTCTTCCAAGAAGCCTAAGAAAATTAATGATGCTATCAAGATATCGTCACCTGATGGCACGAAAACTGAAACTGCTCTGCACGTTGAGATTGACAAAGAGAAGGTTGTATCGTCATCTAGTGCAATTGTCAACAAGGAAGAGCTTGTGACAGAAGATGCGAGTCCTAAGAAGCAAGCGCATCCTCATTTAAAGGATACGGATTATTATCTGGAATACTGTGAGGAAATTCTTCAGGCGGCTAATAAAGCGAAGCTTGAGCAAAAGAAGCAA caaatttcTGCTGGTAAGATAATAAAAAGTGTTCAAAATCCTGTTGGAGCAACCTCCAAGCCAGAGCACCCTGACCAACCGACTAATGCCAAGAAGGGTGTAAAGCGTTTACAGGCCGCTAGGAATGCTGTCAAGCATGCTATGCATCTTCTAGTCTCAGACACAGCAAGCAAAGAG CTTCAGACACTGGCTCGCAAATTGTCGCCTCAACCTGATGTAGCAAGTAAGacaaaaaaagtgaagaagCAAATTGTAAGGAAGAGGTCAAAAGTGAACAAACCATCGCCAATGAAAAGCTCTGATGAGGAGAATCACCATGCCATTAAACGTATTAAAACCAGTGCTGGATATGTATTAATGTCCAAGGATGTCAAGGATAGAGTTGAACTTATTAAGACGCGATCAGGCATCGTTAAAGTGGAGCCGTGCACACCAacccaaaaatatttcagagaGCTTCCACCAACTCCAGAGAGCCGTTCAGGTTTTCAGGAAAGGCCTGATACTTCAAAAGAGTTTAAAAAGAAGCTAGAAGTTGGAACACGCAGTACTGTGAGTCGGAACCCGGCTACAGAATCGGCACTTCGATTCAAGCGGGAAATGttcaatagaaaataa
- the LOC117574611 gene encoding protein slender lobes isoform X3: MDEDNNDVPRVTRARTRRLSTLDTDSRPSTPHLVDGTIERASPRPLRRTRLNSTTIEIRTPTRSTRLSVARGETPEPSTPVNVSSVKRATRTPAKSARKQLPLKKEEVVEAPMDVVNEVAELDSTPKNSPQSSDDRRVTRSMSKTPPSVKLSINSSLQLQSDTNNSEEKKQNQEKQTNDVITQAVPQQELSHFGVEEQSAKSAESNQKSEIVANTKLQIKIKKISVETSLAETKTPKSIEDETSREIVISKVEKPSTLVTEKSKDISEFEEHNVNTVEPNRADGDVSIDKHVVPSPSDVDDNPIIEERSSFTKKVLFHDKNTTESAAKPKYPKTPARINTPPVDYYNLTAESKKDVSVNSDTPIKATILKKRNSSTPLAKSSGLLVETNELNKSNTNAAPPLQIDTIKPRSPSEMVAAEVVVEQDKPSRCLLSEEESEDREEQDDEEDNQQGVCEFVDNEVEVVENYESGDSMDSSERREIEENDIPHDGESVGSQDTNDECSEDSNDEELSFIVSDNEEEDNQEGIEALCFSSASEHGSVDSYGQTTKKRRRIIVHDSDSDEEVAEQDNKKKQKSASDSSDYTKRILSPFTEKSSENKPKTAENVSLHDYSQDEDLQYISNEEDQARDLDKSCHFNGVSVCEVLDSSEEIGEVDETEEIGEVDERNVVEECKLASKIEKSSQKLVKHTPVKSKSMVEEEHPNVMENKEPSEDGADEKPNAELLQKTVKSIDNENPTPMEQNLIHEDKDDTPEAVIKKMKLNCKSSAFHSKQNHEDEAVLLAGLSSCDLSHLQQMFNPLQKSRRQTLYVQSTDTEPKPKLKRRSEQLNCDVQPSQSFIETLDEEKRQQSKRKRLSKSFCGAPEDSNTTMEVSSKKPKKINDAIKISSPDGTKTETALHVEIDKEKVVSSSSAIVNKEELVTEDASPKKQAHPHLKDTDYYLEYCEEILQAANKAKLEQKKQQISAGKIIKSVQNPVGATSKPEHPDQPTNAKKGVKRLQAARNAVKHAMHLLVSDTASKELQTLARKLSPQPDVASKTKKVKKQIVRKRSKVNKPSPMKSSDEENHHAIKRIKTSAGYVLMSKDVKDRVELIKTRSGIVKVEPCTPTQKYFRELPPTPESRSGFQERPDTSKEFKKKLEVGTRSTVSRNPATESALRFKREMFNRK, translated from the exons atgGACGAAGATAACAATGACGTTCCTCGTG TAACTCGCGCTAGAACTCGGCGTCTGTCCACTCTGGACACAGACAGTCGTCCTTCGACGCCGCATCTTGTGGATGGAACTATTGAACGTG CATCCCCCCGCCCCTTGCGCAGAACTCGCTTAAACTCGACCACCATTGAGATAAGGACTCCCACACGTTCAACTCGATTGTCCGTGGCACGTGGCGAAACTCCGGAACCGAGCACGCCTGTTAATGTATCGTCTGTAAAGCGTGCAACACGCACTCCGGCCAAATCGGCTCGCAAACAGCTGCCACTGAAGAAGGAAGAGGTCGTGGAAGCTCCGATGGATGTGGTCAACGAAGTTGCCGAATTGGACTCCACACCCAAGAATTCACCTCAATCATCAGATGATAGACGCGTAACGCGCTCCATGTCAAAGACGCCACCATCTGTGAAACTATCGATAAACAGTTCGCTGCAGTTACAATCTGATACTAATAATTCggaggaaaagaaacaaaatcaagaaaaacaaacaaatgatgTGATTACACAAGCTGTGCCCCAACAAGAGCTTTCGCATTTTGGTGTCGAGGAACAATCCGCAAAAAGTGCTGAATCGAATCAGAAATCAGAAATTGTGGCAAATACAAAGctacaaatcaaaattaagaaaatcaGCGTGGAGACTTCGTTGGCAGAGACCAAAACTCCAAAATCCATTGAAGATGAAACTTCCAGAGAGATTGTCATTAGTAAGGTAGAAAAGCCGTCAACCTTAGTAACGGAAAAATCGAAAGATATCTCAGAATTCGAGGAACATAATGTTAACACTGTTGAGCCAAATCGAGCTGACGGAGATGTATCAATAGATAAGCATGTTGTGCCATCACCCAGCGATGTTGACGATAATCCCATCATCGAGGAACGGTCTTCTTTCACAAAGAAGGTGCTCTTTCATGATAAAAACACAACAGAGTCTGCTGCCAAGCCAAAATACCCAAAAACACCAGCGCGCATTAATACACCACCCGTAGACTATTACAATTTGACGGCAGAGTCCAAGAAGGACGTCAGTGTCAATAGTGATACTCCTATAAAGGCCACTATATTGAAGAAACGTAATAGCTCGACTCCTTTAGCAAAGTCAAGTGGGCTGCTTGTTGAgacaaatgaattaaataaatcaaatacgAATGCGGCGCCACCACTTCAAATTGATACGATTAAACCGCGGTCTCCCTCAGAGATGGTTGCTGCCGAAGTTGTGGTTGAACAAGATAAACCCTCACGTTGTCTTCTTAGCGAAGAAGAAAGTGAAGATCGGGAGGAGCAAGATGATGAGGAAGACAATCAGCAAGGTGTGTGCGAATTCGTGGACAACGAAGTGGAGGTTGTCGAAAATTATGAATCCGGCGATTCAATGGATAGCTCTGAACGCCGAGAGATTGAAGAAAATGACATACCCCACGATGGCGAATCTGTTGGCAGCCAGGACACTAATGATGAATGCTCTGAGGATAGCAACGATGAAGAGTTATCCTTCATTGTGTCCGACAATGAAGAGGAAGATAATCAGGAAGGAATTGAGGCTTTATGCTTCTCATCCGCTTCTGAGCATGGATCTGTCGACAGTTACGGCCAGACTACTAAGAAACGTCGACGGATTATAGTCCATGATAGCGATAGTGATGAAGAAGTTGCTGAGCAGGACAataagaaaaaacagaaatcagCTAGCGATTCGTCAGATTATACTAAACGAATTCTAAGCCCTTTTACAGAGAAGTCCTCAGAAAATAAACCTAAAACAGCTGAAAATGTATCGCTACATGATTATTCACAAGATGAAGATTTACAATACATTTCCAATGAAGAAGATCAAGCTCGTGATTTAGATAAGAGTTGTCATTTCAATGGCGTTAGTGTCTGCGAAGTTCTCGATTCCAGCGAAGAAATAGGGGAAGTAGATGAGACCGAAGAAATAGGGGAAGTAGATGAGAGGAATGTTGTAGAGGAGTGTAAACTCGCATCGAAGATTGAAAAGTCATCACAAAAACTTGTTAAACACACCCCAGTAAAATCGAAATCTATGGTCGAGGAAGAGCATCCCAATGTTATGGAGAATAAAGAGCCTTCTGAAGATGGTGCTGATGAAAAGCCCAATGCCGAGCTACTTCAGAAAACAGTAAAGTCTATTGATAATGAGAATCCCACTCCTATGGAGCAGAATTTAATCCATGAAGACAAGGATGATACTCCAGAAgcagttattaaaaaaatgaaactaaactGTAAATCAAGTGCTTTCCATTCTAAGCAAAATCATGAGGACGAGGCAGTACTGCTGGCAGGATTGTCTTCTTGTGACTTGTCTCATTTGCAGCAAATGTTTAATCCACTCCAGAAGTCGCGTCGACAAACACTGTACGTTCAATCTACCGACACTgaaccaaaaccaaaattgAAGCGTCGTAGTGAGCAACTAAATTGCGATGTCCAACCATCTCAGTCATTCATCGAAACCCTAGACGAGGAAAAACGCCAACAGTCGAAGCGGAAACGGTTGTCAAAGAGTTTCTGCGGTGCACCAGAAGACTCGAATACCACAATGGAAGTTTCTTCCAAGAAGCCTAAGAAAATTAATGATGCTATCAAGATATCGTCACCTGATGGCACGAAAACTGAAACTGCTCTGCACGTTGAGATTGACAAAGAGAAGGTTGTATCGTCATCTAGTGCAATTGTCAACAAGGAAGAGCTTGTGACAGAAGATGCGAGTCCTAAGAAGCAAGCGCATCCTCATTTAAAGGATACGGATTATTATCTGGAATACTGTGAGGAAATTCTTCAGGCGGCTAATAAAGCGAAGCTTGAGCAAAAGAAGCAA caaatttcTGCTGGTAAGATAATAAAAAGTGTTCAAAATCCTGTTGGAGCAACCTCCAAGCCAGAGCACCCTGACCAACCGACTAATGCCAAGAAGGGTGTAAAGCGTTTACAGGCCGCTAGGAATGCTGTCAAGCATGCTATGCATCTTCTAGTCTCAGACACAGCAAGCAAAGAG CTTCAGACACTGGCTCGCAAATTGTCGCCTCAACCTGATGTAGCAAGTAAGacaaaaaaagtgaagaagCAAATTGTAAGGAAGAGGTCAAAAGTGAACAAACCATCGCCAATGAAAAGCTCTGATGAGGAGAATCACCATGCCATTAAACGTATTAAAACCAGTGCTGGATATGTATTAATGTCCAAGGATGTCAAGGATAGAGTTGAACTTATTAAGACGCGATCAGGCATCGTTAAAGTGGAGCCGTGCACACCAacccaaaaatatttcagagaGCTTCCACCAACTCCAGAGAGCCGTTCAGGTTTTCAGGAAAGGCCTGATACTTCAAAAGAGTTTAAAAAGAAGCTAGAAGTTGGAACACGCAGTACTGTGAGTCGGAACCCGGCTACAGAATCGGCACTTCGATTCAAGCGGGAAATGttcaatagaaaataa